The DNA window ggggggggcgcacCGGGGATGGGGGAAATGAGGAGGGGAGAACCGGGAGGGGAGCACCGGGATGGGGAGAaccgggggtggggggcaccggggATGGGGGAGCACCGGGAAGGAGAGGCACCGGGGATGGGGGAAACGAGGAGGGGAGAaccggggggcaccggggagGAAAGAACCGGGATGGGGAGCACTGGCATGCGGCGGCGGGGACCGGGGATGCTGCGCGCTCCTACCCGGGGATGCTCGGCCGGGAAGCGCCGGTGCTGccggtgctgctggtgctgccgGTGCTGCTGGTGCCACCGGTGCCGCCGCTCCCCGGTGCTCCCGTCGCTGTCGGCTCTGCCTCCGCCGCCCGGGGCTCACCGCAACTTTCCCCGAGCAGGCACCGGCACCGGCGggagggcggggaggggcgagggggggagccgggggcggggggagccgggaACCGGGGCCCGCCCAGCGCCGGCACCGCGGGAACGGGTGGCCCGGGACCcccacggggctgggggggggatggcccgggaccccccggccaGGACCCCATAAGGGGTGTGGGAGGGTCTGGTCCCTCGGGACCCCtgtggggggggcaccccaggACCCCTATGGGGCTATAGGGGATGTACCCCAGGACCCCTATGGGGTTGTACCCCCAGGACCCCTATGGGGGGCACCCCAGGACCCCTATGGGGGCACCCCGGGACCCCTATGGGGCTATAGGGGATGTACCCCAGGACCCCTATGGGGTTGTACCCCCAAGACCCCTATGGGGGGGCACCCCAGGACCCCTATGGGGctatggggcggggggggtgagGTGCCCCAGGATCCCTGTGGGGTTATGGGGGGCAGGTGCCCCCTGGGCCCCCCTGGGGTTATGGGGGGGGGGTCACTGGGTTTGGCAGCCCAGGAGGGGGCCAGAGCCCCCAGCCCGGTGCCCCCCAGGAGGGGCCGTGGCCTCCCCCGAGCCGCACAGGGGGTCGGAtcctgcccggggaggggggcacggtgccccccatgtcccccagccccgctccctgcTGAGACCTGCCCCGTTCGTCACACGCCACCGAGGCCGGTGACACGCACCCCAGTGACCGTCCCCTCCCGCTGGCTGGTCCCCAACTTATTGTAGGACCTACCCAAACCcgggggggctgctgggccTCTCGCCTCTTAGGGCATCACCCCCCTGCGCTgggagggtgcagggggggctgggggcagcctgAGCTCGAGGGCACCCTGCCCCATGGGCTCAGCGACCCCCACCCCATggccccccacacccccctgcaccccctgccccacacaccCCTTGTCCCCCCTCACCCCGTCCCTGTCCCACCAGGAAACCTCAgggtgccagggctggagccAAGGGGCCCTGGGCACACACAGGGGGGGGATATTGGGGTGCCAGAGCCCCAGGGGGGTCCCAGCGAGGCGGGGGGGGCACGGCAGCACCCGCGCTGCCTCCCCCGGCACGCGCCGAGCCGCAGCCCCCGGGGAATATTAATTAGCCCCTTATGTAACGACGTAGGTGTGCGCAGCACCCACCGCCGCGCTGGCACCGGGGGGCcaggtggggacccccccccaccctccttgGGGCACCATCCCCGAGCCCCCAccttgtcccagtgtccccagtggcTCTGCCAGGCCATGTCACCTCCGGCCTTTGCCCGctagcacccatgggtgctgcccGGGGGGGGGGTTTAGCCTCCCAAAGGGgtgctgtgccccctcccatGGGGGTCCCCCACCTTGGTGGGGTGCACAGGACACCCCAAGCAcccatgggaccccccccacaGCACGCTGGGGGCAGCAGGGTGGGCTGTGAGCCCCTGGCACGTGCCCTGGGAGCTCCCAGACCCCAACTGGGGACACCTTGGGGGGTccccaaactttttttttggggtgggggggtgcgggCTGAGAGTGACTTCAACAAAGAGGGGGGGGGACCCACAGAGcagcgggggggtgggggtgggcgCGGGAGAGGCCGTGGGCAGAGCCGGGCGCGAGACAAAGGCGCGGTGCGGGCGCGGAGCTCGTTAGGGATTAATATCGTGATTGATGAGCGCGAAAATAGACTTTTGCAGCGAGCTGGAATCGTCAGCAGGTCCTGGGCGTTAATTGGGGGGGGTtcagccccccccccaccccggggaaCGCAGCCCGCTCCGGAGCGGGGGGTTATTTTATTcccattaattaattaataaagcAATTAGTGGCGGACGAAGCCACGCGATCGCTGCCGGTGGGGTTGGCCGCACGCTCAgactcccccagccccgggaccactgggggctgcccaggggggtatgcccggggggggggctctgcccagggtggggggatgcccagggtggggggatGCCCAgggggggctgcccagggtggggggctgcccaggggggctctgcccagggtggggggtTGCCCAGGGTGGGGAGATGCCCAtggggggctgcccagggtggggggctCTGCCCAGGGGGTTCTGCCCAGGGTGGGGGTctgcccagggtggggggctgcccagggtgaggggctgcccagggtggggctgcccagggtggggggctgcccagggtggggagctgcccaggggggctctgcccagggtggggggatGCCCAGGGGtggctgcccagggtggggggctctgcccagggggggctgcccagggtggggggctgcccagggtggggggctctgcccaggggggagggctctgcccaggggggctgcccaggggtAGGGGGCttgcccagggtggggggctCTGCCCAGGGTGGGtgtgcccagggtggggggatgcccagggtggggggatgcccagggtggggggatGCCCAGGGTGGGtgtgcccagggtggggggatgcccagggtggggggatgcccagggtggggggctCTGCCCAGGTTGAGGGGCTGCTCAGGGTGGGATGCTCAGGGTGGGATGCCCAGGGGGGGCTGCCCGTggggggctgcccggggggggggtcagggccCCCAGCAGCCGCCgtccccccctcccagcacgGCCAGTGACTCACACCAAAGCAACTGGCCGTGAGCCGAATGCCAACGGCCGCTCGCCGCCTCCTTCTCTCGCCCCATTAATTTTCCCCCAAGATGCTGCACGGGAGGAAAATAAACACCctgagagggggaggaggaggaggaggggggggggaaacgtGACTGGAAACATCCCCTGCCCCACGGGcggagggaaactgaggcacgaggCCGGGCAGGGTCGTTGCCacgagaagcagcagctttaatTAAAGCTGATGAATCCTGCGGCAGCTCCAGCCCGTGTCCCAGCCCCACgatgtccccagcacccccagaccccccccagcacccacgggGCACCCCCCAGGGGGTGATTTCTgctgggcacccaggggtggggggtgctggggcagagctggccccaaataccccccaggtccccccccccacccagacACGAGTCGGACGCAGACGTCGAGGGGGGAAAAGTGGTTTAGTGACGGCGGCGCTGGCAGAGGGACAGGAGGGGGAGGTTGGGGACAGCGTGGTGGCACCCAGAGGCTGaggagggggacacgggggggacacgggggccAGGGTCAGTGCGGGGGGCCCCGGCCGAGGAGGTTGTCCCGGCACACCTCGCGGTAGGCGTTGCGGAGCAGGACGTAGGGGAAGCAGGTCTCCAGCATGTCCACGGTGAGGAAGGACGACTCGGCCACGagctgggggacaggggacacgcACGGCGTCAGCagccacccccccccgccctgcctcagtttcccctcttgGACCCCAGCCCCTCTGTGGCGGCTCTGGGTGCTCCCACCCCGGTGGCTCATGTGCCCCAAGGCCCACCCAGGGGCACCTGACAGCCCACCCAAGGGCACCCCATGGCCCACCCAGGGGCACCCCACCTAGGGGcaccccagagcccacccaggGGCACCCCACGGCCCACCCAAGGGCACCCCAAGGCCCACCCAAGGGCACCCCACGTAGGGGcaccccagagcccacccaggGGCACCCCAGAGCCCACTCTGCGGCACCCCATGGCCCACCCAGGGGCACCCCACGGCCcacccagcagcactgcaaggCCCACCTAAGGGCACCCCAAGGCCCACCCAGGGGCACCCCACGGCCCACCTGGGGGCATCCCACGGCCCACCCAGCAGCACCTCAAGGcccacccagcagcaccccacCCAGGAGCACCCCAAGGCCCACCCAGGGGCACCCCAAGACCCACCCAAGGCCCGCCATCGCTcaccagctgcaggagcaggcagaCCGAGTCGCGGTTCCTGGCCCGCAGCCTGTCCGTCTCCTGGcccagctgcaggaggctgaCGGACGCCAGCTGAGGGACAGGCTCTGGTCAGCGCTGGGGACGGTGCCCCCACCCCGGGAGGGTGCCCACCCCCCCACCGGGCACACGCCGTGGCCCCCGGGTGCTCTCACCACCAGGAACTCCTTGAGGTGGGTCTCGATGTTCTTGTTGTGGACGGTGAAGAGGGCGGCCGAGACGTGGATGATGGCCTTGGCCAGGCAGTGGATGTTGTTGTTGTAGCCTGGGGACACGGGTGGGTtggggacacgggtggcttGGGGACACCAGCACTGTGCCAACCTCCCCTTGGCTGCACTTATGGGCCACCAGCCCTGGGATCCTGctgtcccctctgctgtggTTATGGGGCACCGCTGACCTCGGGGGTGCCAGCACACACGAGGGGTGACACCGGGGAACTGTGGGGTCATGGGGACAACACggccagcactggggacacagggacacagggacagagCTGCCAGGGTGACGGCTGAACCTCACCGTCCAGCTCGGTGTTGTAGAGGGACGCGGGGTCGGAGGCCAGCAGGGGCAGGGACACGGCCACGAAGACCAGGAGCAGGCAGGCCACCTTGTAGTCCTCCTCCGGGGACACGCCgtctgccagggagggaggtgaCACCAAGAGGGGAccctgggggtcccagggaggtggcatggggctgggggtccgTGGCAGCCCCCATGACCCCCGCAGACCCCCACGTACCCGTCTTGCTGCCAGCGAGGACGTTCACCAGCGCGGGGTCGATCTCGCAGGGGATGCCCGCGGCCGAGGCCAGCTCGAAGATGCTCAGGGTGacctggggacacggggacacgcagggtcagggctggggacacggggtgcAGCTGGGCACCGGGGGGCCACGTGGTGCCACGTGATGCCACGCCGTGCCCCGTAGCGCCGTGCAGTGCCACACAACACGGCGGGTACAGGACAGCACCCCGCcctgcctggggacagcaggTGCCACCCTGTCCCCCTCCGTGCCCACCTGGATGTCGGTGTCAGGGGTGACAACGTCCGTCAGACACTCGATGGGGCCCATCAGGAAGGGGCAGTGGTGGGAGAAGACCTGCAGGGAGAGGGTGGATGCCCACGGGGGGAGCACGTGGGGCTCCCGCTGACCCCCTGGCACTGTGGGGCCTGTGGGTGGGGGGTCCCACGGGGGGGGACACCggtgggtggggggcacccacctCCCGCAGGCCCTGCTGGGCCATGGCGCGGAAGCTCAGGATCTCCCCGATGATGGTCATGCGCTTCAGGACGTTCTCGGCCGCTGCgggaggagaggggacagcggggacacGTATGTGCCAGCCCCGGGGTGTCCCCCCTGgtgtccccactgtccccccccccccactcacAGGTCAGCCGGGGCAGCAGAGCCGCCATCTGCTCGggcctgcaggagctggagcgCAGCTGGACCAGCGTGTCCATGTTCTCGTTGACCAGCTTCTgcgggggacatggggggacacggCGAGGTCGCAGCTGGCCAGGGAGGGACGGGGACCTCCTGgcccctctcccacctccctggCCCCCTGACTGTGGTCCTGGCCCACCTCACCATGGTCCTGGCCCTGTGACCATAGTCCTGGCCCCGTGACCATAGTCCTGGCCCCCTCACCGTGGTCCTGGCCCATTGACCGTGGTCCTGGCCCACCTCACCGTGGTCCTGGCCCCGTGACCATGGTCCTGGTCCCCTCACCATGGTCCTGGCCCCCTCACCGTGGTCCTGGCCCCCTCACCATGGTCCTGGTCCCCTCACCGTGGTCCTGGCCCCCTCACTGTGCTCCTGGTCCCCTCACCGTGGTCCTGGCCCCGTGACCATGGTCCTGGCCCCCTTACCGTGGTCTTGGCCCCCTTACCGTGGTCCTGGCCCCCTCACCGTGGTCCTGGCCCCTTGACCATAGTCCTGGCCCCCTGACCGTGGTCCTGGCCCCCTCACCGTGGTCCTGGCCCACTTCACCGTGGTCCTGGCCCCCTGACCCTGGTCCTGGCCCCCTGACCCTGGTCCTGGCCCCCAGCCCTACCTTCAGCTCGGTGACCTGGGAGCCCACGTGCCACATGAGGTTGTCGCTCAAGAACTTCATGCCATACGGCCCGATGAGCTCGGCCAGCGCCCGCATCTCTGCGGGGAGGGTtggggacaaggacagggaCATCAGCGGGGGTCAGGGGGGGGTGACGATCCCCCACCCCGCAGCGTCCCCGCGCCCCCCACCTGACACGTCGGAGAACTCGGCGGCGCTGAAGGGGGGTTCGCCCTCGCGGGGCACCGTGGCGAAGGCCTGCAGGGCCGGGGCCAGGACGATGGCCCCCGTGCTGGCCTGGCGCAGCAGGGCCTCCAGGTACCTGCAGGCACCGAGCTGCTGCCACCCACggcaccaccaccacccacgAGGGGAGGGTCCCGGCGTGGCACCCACCAGTTGGTGTAGATGGTGGTGAGCGTCTGCTCGCCGGCGGCGTCGCGGGGCTGCGTCTGCTGCAGGAGGACGCTGCGGACCAGGCGCCCCGTGTCCAAGGCCACCAACTGCCCCAGCGACTGGATGAAGGTCATGTAGGTGCTGAGCCCCACCAGCACCTCCGAGGGCCGGGCCACCTCCTGCGTGGCCTGGCTGTAGCCCGCCATGGCCACGATGGCTCtgtggggacaggagggagcTGTCTGGAGAGCCGTGTCCCCTCCATGGCCCACCCTTGccatgtcccatgtccccatcaTGGTCCCTACTTGGCGAAGCGTATCTCCAGGTGGCTACTGAGGTACTCGGCCGGCGTCACCGTGTGCTCGAAGACGGTGAAGTTGGCCACGTGGTTGAGGCTCAGGGCCAGCTCGGCCAGCGTCAGGTGCAGCTTGTCCATGCTGGCATGGGGGGACAGACACCATCAGCCCCACCACGGCCCCGTGGGGACAACCCCATGGTCACGTCGTGCCCCCCACGTCACACCATGCCCACACTCAACATCTGGTGGCCACCGCTTGCCACCAGCCCGCTGGCCACCCTcgccagccccctgcccaccctggcCAGCCCCGGGTGGCTCTCACTTGGTGGTCAGGGTCCGGTCCTTCCTCTGGCTCTCGGCCCCCGGCTTGTCCCGCTCGGGTTCCCCCTTCTTGGCCGCCTGCTTCAGCGCCTTCTTGTTGCGGGCCTTGCTGACGGTGGAGGCGCAGTGcttgggcagcagctgctggccaCGGGCAATGGGTCACCACGAGCCCTGGCACCGAGGACAGCCCAACCGGGGCCTCCAGGACCAGGAGCCACCGTCCCCAAGGCTGAACTGGGGGGACGCCCTGCCAGGTCTTCCCCTCCGTGGCCTCTGCTGTCCCAAGGCTTTGGAGAACATGGAGGCCAAGGAGGCCACAGAGGTCCAAGGAGACAAAGAGGCCACAGAGACCCCAGAGGCCATGGAGACCTCAAAGGCCCTGGAGACCCTGGAAGCCACAAAGGCCCCAAAGGCCACAGAGACCCCAAAGGCCACAGAGATCCTGAAGGTGATGGAGACCTCAAGGTCATGGAGACCTCAGAGGCCCTGGAGACCCTAGAAGCCACAAAGGCCATGGAGAGCCCAAAGACTACAGAGATCTTGGAGACCACAGAGACCCCAAAGGCCACTGAGATCCTGAAGGTGATGGAGACCTCAAGATCACGGAGACCTCAGAGGCCCTGGAGACCCCAAAGGGGACAGAGATCCTGAAAGTCACGGAGACCCCAAAGGCCACCGAGACCTCGGAGGCCCTGGAGACACAACCCTCACCTGCTCGCTGAGCTTGTGCTGCTCGGCGCAGGCGTCCATGACGCAGGCGCTGGCCTGCCGGGCCATCTCCTCCAGGAACTTGTTGCACAGCCCCAACGCTACGGCCTTCAGGTGGGGGTACTGCGGGGGGCAAAGCCATGGCCACGTCTGTGGGGTGCCACCAGCTGCCATTGTCCCCTACCCACCTGTGCTtgccccagcccctccacagctggcagggcagcagccagccagtgtccccatgtcccccgtgtccccccctgggcagcaggaccCACCTCCTCTGGGCACATGGGgtggaggcagagggagaagtgGGCGCAGAGCAGGGGGAAGGCGACGCTGTAGCGCAGCATCGAGGGCTCCTCCAGCGTGGCCACAAACATCTTCTCCACGGGGCGAGGGTAGAAACTGGAGgggtgggagcagaggggcaggaggggcagggagggcattTGTCTTTCTGGACAAGCTCTTCCCGTGCCACCTGTgtgctgtccctgtccccacgtCCATGGTATGTCACCTAACCATGCCCAACCTCTCCCATGGGTGACATGTCCCCCACGGCCACCTCTGCCCCTTCCCATACCCATCACCCAGCCCATATGGGCACCTTtccgtgggtgctggggtgcaggatGTGGCTCGAAGACCCCAGCCAGGGTGACCCCCACCCTGGGActgtggggaaactgaggcagggccACGCTCACCACAGGTCGGAGAGGTCGGAGGCCTcggccagcagctcctccagggaGTCGAGCAGTTTGGTGTGGAAGACGATGAGGTTCATGACGCGGCCCACGTCGGGGTTGGAGGCCAGCGGCAGCGCGGCCTTGGCCACACTGGTGTAGGCCTGGGGGGACAGcgggggcagggcaggggaagagggcGAGGAcaagggcagggatggggacagggatggggacaggggtgggGACAGAGGAAGGGGACAGAGGAAGGGGATAGAGGAAGGGGATTGGGATGGGGattgggatggggacagggacaagtatggggacagggatggggacagggatggggacaggggaaggGGACAGGGGAAGGGGACAGAGGAAGGGGACAGGGGAAGGGGATTGGGATGGGGattgggatggggacagggacaaggatggggacggggacagggatggggattgggacaaggatggggacagggatggggattgggatggggacagggacagggatggggacagggatggggacagggacaaggatggggatggggacagggatggggacagaggaaggggatagaggaaggggacagaggaaggggattggcacaggg is part of the Nyctibius grandis isolate bNycGra1 chromosome 11, bNycGra1.pri, whole genome shotgun sequence genome and encodes:
- the NCKAP1L gene encoding nck-associated protein 1-like, producing MSLPSVYQNKFAEKLTILNDRGRGVLVRIYNIKKTCSDPKTRPPFLSDKAMEPSVKFINKKFPHLDVRSSTQHLGPVHKDKGDIARALGPFYHSFLDVLEFRDHVYELLNTIDASQCFFDIHVNYDFTKSYLDLVVTYVSLVLLLARTEDRRLLIGMYHCAHEMSHGTSDPSFARLGQMVLEYDHPLKKLTEEFGPHTKAVTSALLSLHFLFARRNQGAEQWRSDQLLSLLGTAGAMLSPASSDTMACEYLSLEVMERWILMGFLVCPGALGSSPQCLELWRLALQGSLYVTLLRDEALQVHKVTEELLSSLKGYGKRVADLKECKEHAVAHSGALHRGRRAYLRGAVRELEALLEDQPGLLGPKALFVFMALSFCRDEVSWLARHAEHVTKTKTPEDFTDSHVAELLFLVEQLRALVRRQAGVLRRYHVPYLARFDALVLSEVIQNLSVCPEEESIILSSFVTSLSALSIKEGEDKEQFDFTPLRLDWFRLQAYTSVAKAALPLASNPDVGRVMNLIVFHTKLLDSLEELLAEASDLSDLCFYPRPVEKMFVATLEEPSMLRYSVAFPLLCAHFSLCLHPMCPEEYPHLKAVALGLCNKFLEEMARQASACVMDACAEQHKLSEQLLPKHCASTVSKARNKKALKQAAKKGEPERDKPGAESQRKDRTLTTNMDKLHLTLAELALSLNHVANFTVFEHTVTPAEYLSSHLEIRFAKAIVAMAGYSQATQEVARPSEVLVGLSTYMTFIQSLGQLVALDTGRLVRSVLLQQTQPRDAAGEQTLTTIYTNWYLEALLRQASTGAIVLAPALQAFATVPREGEPPFSAAEFSDVSEMRALAELIGPYGMKFLSDNLMWHVGSQVTELKKLVNENMDTLVQLRSSSCRPEQMAALLPRLTSAENVLKRMTIIGEILSFRAMAQQGLREVFSHHCPFLMGPIECLTDVVTPDTDIQVTLSIFELASAAGIPCEIDPALVNVLAGSKTDGVSPEEDYKVACLLLVFVAVSLPLLASDPASLYNTELDGYNNNIHCLAKAIIHVSAALFTVHNKNIETHLKEFLVLASVSLLQLGQETDRLRARNRDSVCLLLQLLVAESSFLTVDMLETCFPYVLLRNAYREVCRDNLLGRGPPH